One Balneola vulgaris DSM 17893 genomic window carries:
- a CDS encoding polyprenol monophosphomannose synthase — MSKTALIIIPTYNEAGNIGRMIDRLMGLGHPVHVLVVDDGSPDGTAEVVKTKQGQYQDKIHLIEREGKLGLGTAYVRGFEFALERDYELIMEMDADFSHRPEDALKLIQAVDKGECDVAVGSRYSNGISIINWPLSRLILSYGANIYARTITGLPIFDTTAGFKCLHRKVLEAIPLDRLKSNGYAFQIEIHFRAWKAGFTLKEVSIVFREREEGVSKMSKAIVREAIWRVWALKFRSLFGAL, encoded by the coding sequence ATGTCAAAAACGGCACTTATTATTATACCTACTTACAATGAAGCCGGTAATATCGGCCGAATGATTGACCGCCTTATGGGGCTAGGACATCCCGTTCATGTATTAGTGGTGGACGATGGCTCGCCTGATGGAACAGCAGAAGTTGTTAAAACCAAGCAAGGTCAGTATCAGGATAAAATTCATTTAATAGAACGCGAAGGTAAACTTGGTTTAGGAACCGCTTATGTACGAGGGTTTGAGTTTGCACTAGAGCGAGACTATGAGCTGATCATGGAGATGGATGCCGATTTCTCTCACCGTCCTGAAGATGCCTTAAAGCTCATTCAAGCCGTAGATAAAGGTGAATGCGATGTAGCTGTAGGCTCGAGATATAGTAATGGTATTAGTATCATAAACTGGCCATTGAGTCGCCTAATACTATCGTATGGGGCGAATATCTATGCTCGTACAATTACAGGGCTCCCCATTTTTGATACCACCGCTGGCTTTAAATGCTTACACCGAAAAGTGCTCGAAGCCATTCCGTTAGATAGGCTCAAATCGAATGGGTACGCCTTCCAAATTGAGATTCATTTTAGAGCTTGGAAAGCAGGCTTCACACTCAAAGAAGTATCTATTGTATTCCGCGAACGCGAAGAAGGTGTTTCGAAGATGTCTAAGGCCATAGTGCGTGAAGCTATATGGCGCGTGTGGGCATTAAAATTCCGTAGTTTATTTGGTGCACTTTAA